From the genome of Solanum pennellii chromosome 6, SPENNV200:
TTGGGATATTTGACCATATTTGTATCTgtttgattataaaatttaattaaatcatcaAAGTTATTACTTCAAATacaactttaaaaaattaatctgCATACAATTTTTACTTTTGATAATGTTCGATTATTCCAAATTTCAAAACACTTGATGGAGCTCAGTAATTATACGTAACTTCTTTACAACATCCATTCCAAACTAGAGTTAAAAAGTcataaagaaaaaggaataaaGAAAAGGGATTCACAgttacttataaaaaaaaacatattcactttatcacttttttctttttccagtTTCTCAATTAGGTGGAGAACATCTTGCTCAAcacaattattaatattaacaatagaaaataaaaatataaaactaaactttatataataattcttaattttattgAACGATTAGTAAAATTGtcaataattaatcataatattttttttcgattCGATTTTACTTACCACGTGCGTCCTTTTTACGGCGTCCGAGATGGCACGGGAGCACCTAACCTTATCCCCAATCCTCATTCTCTTCTTCCTAAGATTTACTGGTCACTCTATTCCACTTGTATATTCCCAATAATATTTCAATGAATATACTCCATTTTATCTGAAAATTTCTATACACATTGTTCCCTGCTCAGGAACATTTGGATATGTATctctaattaattttaaaaaattgaatattttaacaTCTCAAATACAATAAAGCAGTAGTAGAAAATGAAGAATAATACCAGTACTATCATTTATattctttattctttactttTCATTACAGCAAAGGTTGGGTGCTCGATTCTATAGAATTACAGTACCTTTCAAACAGGAGCAGAAAacggaaaatgaaaaaaaaaaacacagttCCCGTTCATCTATCTAATTTTCCGATTATATAGCTTAATAACATTTATAATTTGTACTCACTCGCTTAACAAAACAAAATGTtagaattaacaaaaatttttagggtttttccCTGAGAAGGGAAGCCAATCCAGTGACAACCACTTTGGTTTTCTTCGGCTTCACTGCCGGAGGTTGCCACGTCATCATTACCGGCTTCTCTTCCTCGCCGGAAGTATTCTCCGACGGATTTTTTGTTGGATCGGAGTCTAACGGTACCGTTTTATCAGAAAAAATCAAGTCCAACTCGCCGTACTCAATTTCCGACTCCGTGATCTCAGCAGCGGCGTTTGATGATTCAACCGCAGATGTGAGTCTAGTATACGAACTGAGCCATTTGGCTTTCATGTACTCCGGGTTGCGCCATGGAGCGATGTGCATAcctttcttcttcaagctttgtCGAGCTGCTTCTGAGACGATGGACACTATTTGCAGAAGTCGATCGGCTTTGCCGACGAAGATAAACGGGAGCAATTGCAGAATTGATTTGTACCTTCCCGTCGATCGCGCTACTTCAAATTCAGATCTGAAATCTACGTCGAGTATCACTCTTTCGCCTTCCTCAATCACATCAATATACTCATATTCAcctaaatatatcaaataaattgagagaagaaaaaacGCACATTATTCACCGAACGAAAATACTAAAATTTGACAgaccaaaaactcatataaGAAGAACCAAGCTTTGTACCTGCAGGAGTAGAAGAAGCTTTTTCCCATTTGGATTTGCAGATTGAAGCTTTATAGCCAAGTGCTAAAAGTTCATCAGTAACAATTTTTCTCAAATCGTCCTTACGCTTGCAAGATTTGTTCTCTTCAACGATTTTTGAAGTTTCAGCTAATAGATTCCTCTCGGTAACACTTGCACAGGGAATTAAGCTCTGAATTTCAACAAATATAGACAAAATGAGATATTGATTAGGAATAAACTGTAATTCTAgagaattcttttttaaattcaaGAGATTTTATTACCTTGAGAGTATCGGAAGAATCCCCAAACGAAGAGGAGTTGGTAACAGAGTCGAAATCAAACTCATCATCGGAGCTGTCGTTGTTGCCATTAAAGCAATTGCATTTACGGCCAAATCTAGCGGCAGACGGCTTATCATTGTTCTCTTCTATGAAATTCTGAACCAATTTGTCCAAAGAAACCGAATTCGGCTCAAACTCAGCGGCTGCTCCATCATTAGCAGCGCCGGCGGCACCTGGCTTCTCAGCCGCCGACGAAATCCGTAAAACACTAGGGAACGGCCGATCAAAGAACTTTTTGATTCGTGCTTTCAGCAGAGGCTTTACTGCATCATTTTTAATCGATTCTCTGTATGTTGAAGAATCAATCGGTTGAACCTTCATCGGAAAAGGCATGTCTATCAACCACAACCACAACCGAAACAGGTACTACTTCTTCTACTGtaaaactctctctctctctctgcaGCTTAATTATACTCTTTTTGTCATTTTCTGCTGAATTCTCAGAGCTTTCAAAACCTACTCGCTTTGCGTGTCTAGATCAGAATCCTTTAAATGCCTAAATCCTTAATCACAGAAATACATGCAAATTCACAGAAATCAATGCTTTGAAAAGAAGCGAGTTCATAATTCATTCACACCTAATTCACCTTTTCCTTTTCACACATCAAAAACCGTTTCCAACAGAATCACACATAAACCGTTCACCATTATCATCTTCACGTTTCCAActgtgataaaataaaaaaagttaaaattgtcAAATTTTGATACCTTTTTCTTCCTTTCACTCTTTGGAGTTGTTGAACAAGAATAGAATGAGTGTAACCATAGTCGCCGGaatacctttctttttcacGGGAAGGAGAGAATTATGTGAAGGAGAGAAAAAGTGggcctatatttttatttttctatttttatctcAGTTTTGgttttttgtgaagttaaagtTGAAATGAGAGAGTGGGTTTTGAGGAGCTTATATAGAGTGGGTGTAGTTAAGAAGGTGAAAATTGTACTGCCTACGATTTTCTACGCCACATCAAATACACCTTCTGTACCTGTACTATTTCTGGGACATGATTCATTTAGATTTCGACAGTCAAACAGTcatttaagttttctttttataaatttttaaaataatttaaaatttattttatattaaattttaagtgttaaataatttaaatttaattaaaaaaaaattatatattttgaaagctattcgtaaaaataaattgtttgaatgaaatagaaattgtttagataaattaattaatctttttgttttaatttatatggcATATTTCagatatcttttaaatatttcaatttattaataatattttttatttaatttaaaaacgttcaaattttatttcaaaagaaattagtgatgaaaataaaatagtccattagtatttattttttttgtcaattttgtTCTTGTTCAATTTAATATGTAATGTGTAAAGTCaaactaaaatataattaaaataaactaaaataaaaaaataagtgaaacaaaCTACTGAAAGGGAGGGCGGAGATGGGGAGCTATGTGAGAAGCTTTGTTGAGATGATAAACAACATCGGACGGAAGGTGTAATATACTGTTGCTCTCCGTTTAAAGCTAAGGTCAAATGTTCTCGCCCATATAAAACTGCCacatattgtttttatttatttattttatatatagaaCTTGTCATGACATAATAAAAAACGAATTTCAAAGTTGTCCATGTCACTTGTGAAGCGTAATTTTCCTAAATAATTAaccatttttggaaaattacCTTGGCATATGATATATcacttatgtttattttaagattataatatcatctaatttaaattattttttaaaaattatatttgacacaaaaaaaaattatctgtCTTCTATTAGGATGTCATgtcatataatttatttatttattattaaaaaaatatactataaatctatttaaatattaggttgcaataattatttttttcaaatattgttttctatttatgtttttttgataatattttgtttcttagatatataaagataaatttttaaaatgaataaaaaaaaatatctcattTCTACAATTAACTACTATGGACTgtattaactatttttaaaaataatatttttattttaaaatgataattattattttttgccataagtttttaattaatatttcaaataataattataatttttttatggtgcactttttttctcttattcagataaatatttatacattccATTTTGTTAGAGCACTCCCTAAAATCAATTAAAGTGTGACAAATATAAATAGACATTaccattttttaataaaataattcaatttttcaatttttatttttaaccttaaaaattgaaatttgaagtatttaaagatcttttattttttttcccgTAATAGccattattgtttttttataaaaataaatagttcaatttcatttttttttcatttaaaattgaaataagagACATTTAAAAATCATCCATTTTTCGCcgttaaaattttttttaacaaaagaacttttattttctatttaaaatagCTATATTAAAgttcttgttttcttttaattgtatttttggagcatatttacaatttatttgaaaaattaaaattcgtGAATATTTGTAGTGCTGACATATGACACTTTTTACTtctcttattatatatagatagatttttttaaaaaaatagacaaaccCACATATTATACCtagtaaaaaaattacattaaaaattataatatgagcTCTCCggttcttcaagaaaatatgtGGGTTCCTCCGGTTCTTTaaagaattagaaaaatattaataataaatttaaaaatgtgaCGTGACACCCTAGTAGGAaagaaataatgtattttttttgtgtcaaatatattttgagaaaaaaatagacaaaattgGATGATATTGTAGTcgtaaaataaacataaatgatattccTAGATAATTTTCCAAACATGAATGACTATCTAGGAAAATTACTCTACTCGCGAAATATCCAAAAATTCTGTTCACTAATTATTTTATGCTGCTTGTATTAATGATCTtagttaattcattttgaaagATCATAAATATTCTTCGCTGGATAATTATTAGgacaaataattttcttatgGTCCGTTTAAATTGGCTCAtcttaagtaattttttaaatatttttgaagtgtttgcgtaaattttaaaaatgtttataagctaaaataataaaaatcattcaaaaagacttttaaaaatgaaatcttaGATGAAGGTTAATAGAAATCCTTTACGTAATCTAGTGGCGAAGAATATCTACGGTTACCATCTTTCAAATTTCATCAACCACCATCAAGTATTATATCTCACATTAAACAACTACCAGTGATCAATATAaacattacataaaaattaaaataacttgtAAACCAAACAAGTAAAGGGACAGTTTTGGACGATTTCGTAAATTATAGGCACATTAATATTGAAcattttgtctattttttaaaattattactatGTGACTTCTGTTAGCAGAGTTAACCATATTAGCTTGAAGTCCAGAGACAACTGAAAATTGAATCAAAGctttggtaaaaaaattaacacaaagACTTGGTCagcttttttcaaaaaataaaataaaataaaatagatcaTATGTAAGAAATAGGTAAGAAATACCAAATGAGTGTGCTACCTAATTTAGTGCTAGGTAACCAAGATAGTATTCTATGGACGAACTCTCAGTCACGTTTGATagagtgtataaaaataattataacatatacatTGACTTTATGTAATTCTAGGCTTTTAAAAACTCATAAACGGTTTAAAATTTGACAAGATGAAATTAGATATGATCAATAGAtagttctcttttttttttctttctcaaaaattagaataaaaacttctaaacaatattaaaaacatAGGTAAAATTGTATGCATCCTCAATTTGGTGAACTCTAGAGGACCGCCAAGCTatatgaaaacattttgagTCCTAATATTTTTGCAGTTTTGGAGTTGCAATAAGCATTCGGATAATATTATGATGTgtaaataaattcaataagtACCacaattatttgattaattatgatATTGGTCCATTTAAACCTAAAATTAGAATCCACATGGcatttattaatgttttttttggtCAAAAGTTGAATAGGTATCATTAATTAATCAACGCTCGAATTACAGTACCTTTGATTTGGTCCACAAGCCATTTTACATCATCCCAAATTGAAATTAGAAATGGTTAATTAGGAACTTAAGAACTGAATTTGGAGAAACAAATAGTAggagaatataaaaaaaaatggtcTTTCATGTTTGGTAAATGGTAAAACTCTGagaagttttattttttgataggCTTAAGTCATCGTGACCctttaaagttgtccgcataattcacttagacatctCTACTAAGACTAGTACCCAAAATCAGTTCCTATTAGATCTTTTTCGATaatcagtaaaaaaaaaaaaagataaagtgTGAGATACACTTGCTATGATGTGacaaaaatgactaattaaaaGATGACATGTGTCATTTGACCCCAACAATTATAGATTATTATctttatgttaaaaataatgaaaattatttcaaacaaatCTTATATctatttcttaataaaaataaatgaaaggaGAATCAATTTTACTCAACACCACCCTACCCAACCCCCTATCTTTTTCATCATCTtctcatcaatttttttctcaaacaacAAAAACCTTCctaattattgatttgatttttttacaaaaatattttgcatTCCTAATATGTGTGAGAGAAAGATATTTAAAGAGATTGATACAATAATGATGGAGAAGTTTGATACAATAATGATGGAGAAGTTTGTCAATGATTACTCATCCGGATATCAATtgcaaagaaaaatcaaaaggatccaaattaattttaacgaaaattatttttcattcctAATACGTGATAGAGAAAGATATTCAAAGTGTTGGTACAAGAGTgatgaataaaggaaatttGTCAATGATTAATCATCTTAAAAAATCAATTGTAAGGAGAAATCAAGAGAATtagcaaattatttttgataagttTAGTGGATttacaattttatttgaattgtaataTTTATTCTAAGGTGACCGAAAATTTGAGATGAAACGTCAACTTACTTTTTTATCCCAATATTCAAAAATCTACtttctctatttttcttataaatttaattacttgattcaattttttttatgatgttgaaaagaaaacgaaaaaaaataaaattctttagttgtgtttgaaaatttaaattttggaaAGAAGAATACTTGAAAAGGGAGGGGGTGCTCTTTCTTTTTTGActtaagaatattatttttaaaaatattaaaaaattattttaatttatttaaatgccaagtgtcaattaaaaaaaaaattgcaagtttttttggaaaaaataaaagtaaacaaaaCTTTCACGCGCCTATAGGAAGTGGAAAATACTTCTTTTGCCATATCAACATTTTGTGTTTAATGGATACagtttttgaacaatttaagtgCTCAATGGGTAATAGTCCTAGTTAAGATGTCTAAATAAACTATACAGAAAACTTTAACGGACTGTGTATGACTAAAgcctttttaatatttgttaaaacTGAGTAATTTTTTATGTAACAAAATTCATAtctaaattaacaatttttttaaaaaaaaataaccaaaaatatcaaaagtctCATCAAATACTATAAATATGATACCAAATATAATACTAAAGTCTCGTCAAATACTATAAATAtcgtaataaaaataatactaaacactaaacataaatagaaaaatactcCAAATATTACATCTTAAAAAACCACACGCACAAAAAATACTAGAAACTGCGAAATTACAAATCCCCTTTATAAAAAGATTTAATATCTATTAAATTTAACTATCAAAATTTGATTCATATAGAATAAAAATGGTGAGTTTTAATAaaagcataatatataaatatgttttttaacttGACTTGTATTTAtgcttttttcaattttaaatgtgCACAAAATAAACATTTGAACTTATACTCctataattttaacaaatacATATTCGTTCTATCTGACATTCTACCTGTCAATTTTATGTTTTACGAGACGTTTTACATAAATTATGTCAaattatttaagtattttttacatatattttaaattaaataatatgaatattgtcaaaaatcatattaaaagacatatttatatattattattaataaatttagatGATGAAAACTAGTGATAGATATATTCATTATAGGCAAGGGGGGCCAACCATCCTCTCTGCCCGGTTTTGTTTCTTCTCTGTGTGCGTTTCATCATTTCActtccaaaaaaatatatatattctcattTACTTCTCTTGACATATTATTAGgtgtttttatattaaaaaataataatttttttttgatctgtttaaaaaaagaatgattaattttaattttatatataatttatttaaattataaaatattttaatatatttaatataatattaatttaaaattataaaattaaaatgtcttctttattttcttaaatcatatatcgagtaaattaaattatttttttaaaaaataaaaagatcaaTCACTAACTTTTTATTAAATACAAGGTGAAGAAATactctctttcttctaatttttttgtctttatttttctttttaatttattttaaaaataatatcatttttctttaatttttacttagaTATGGTTAGATCTTAAGatagaatttaattttttttactctcTGCAAAAGTCAAAATAGGAGgacaatcaaatcaaattaaaacaaaaaagtgCTCTTCTTCCCTTTtgctttttctctttttattcttttgcctttttttaaaaaaatttttaatttattaagtgCAATCAATGCATGTTTGATTATAGTTAGGTTCaatgtttcttttgttttttttcttcttaaactCTAATCGAACACTAAAAATCTTCCAAaggaaagaaaaacaaaacattaGCATTAGTGTACATTTGTAGACTTctgaaattatataaatatattattaataaattattgaatgtcctaaaaataaaaaatgagatatTATATGCGACATTATATAATTAGTTTaaactctttctttttctaatatGACTAATCaagaaaagtattttttttgaaattactgTTTCCTTTGCAcgcatatatttatttttgtcggGTGGAAGATGAAATatatctattatttattatactttaaattataaaaacacgTACAAATGTTAAATGCATATAAAGAGATCGACACtttgtatttattgatttgaataacataatatacaaattaaataagaGTTTATTAGTTTTTAATATCTTATGATAGATATATAGAATTACATTCTTGATGTTCCACAAaataattgtttattttataaattaacttTTTAAGTTTGATTCAGCAATatataattctaaaaaatagttgaatattttatttagtaattgtATGATACAAATTAGAGAATCGTAACTCTCAATTCAAACTTCTGATAAAGAATTAGCTAAATATTTTCATAGAGAATTGTACAAATTATTATTGCCGTTTCATTTTGAATATGCAAGAAATATAGTCAcaagatatatatatgaagaaattaatGTGTAACTTTAAAGGGACAACAGTGTtgatgacataatttttttgatgattgCTCTTTAAAAGTATTGCATCGCTTTCTTtataatatactatatatacagctcattataattatttttcattttattccgTGTAAACTTTTAAGGACGTGGCCTtgttattgagttttttttttctaggcTTTTTATTCGATATTCAATAATTATATTGgagtttaattaaatttaaattagcgTAAAAAATCTTTATATTGAAAGCAAAGCGTCCGTAATCCTGTGAGCATTTTATTTATCTTGTTTTAACTATTTTGGGGTTAAAATAAAGTTGCATAATTTCGTTATCCTAAAATAACTATTATCACACATATATACACATTCTGAAATCTACAAGTTTTTCTTAGAAATTTAAATAGAAATTAACATATTATA
Proteins encoded in this window:
- the LOC107023783 gene encoding uncharacterized protein LOC107023783 produces the protein MPFPMKVQPIDSSTYRESIKNDAVKPLLKARIKKFFDRPFPSVLRISSAAEKPGAAGAANDGAAAEFEPNSVSLDKLVQNFIEENNDKPSAARFGRKCNCFNGNNDSSDDEFDFDSVTNSSSFGDSSDTLKSLIPCASVTERNLLAETSKIVEENKSCKRKDDLRKIVTDELLALGYKASICKSKWEKASSTPAGEYEYIDVIEEGERVILDVDFRSEFEVARSTGRYKSILQLLPFIFVGKADRLLQIVSIVSEAARQSLKKKGMHIAPWRNPEYMKAKWLSSYTRLTSAVESSNAAAEITESEIEYGELDLIFSDKTVPLDSDPTKNPSENTSGEEEKPVMMTWQPPAVKPKKTKVVVTGLASLLREKP